Proteins encoded together in one Pseudoalteromonas xiamenensis window:
- a CDS encoding HrcA family transcriptional regulator codes for MNISPRDQLVFSAVMSLYCDGHGIPVASSKLVKQTGMAVCSATVRNAMARLEKAGLLYSPHTSAGRVPTEDGFKFWFEQFFELGELGQYWQPEQSQLVEFAHTLSQKYKVCCCVGLPQVSSQTVFRVEILDFDADTWLVLLIDRSGQSNNICINKPDQNSDLLRYQFATWLNTVFSQQSLMEGLHRMRAMANTAPAQCKLLLAQWTRVLAQQLGSDNSIVVGERHLYNQLELTKELQIGVNLLHWIEDRLAFKNGVSVLLPHDLPYSEFKDCIVLSVPYFANLEYQSRFCIIAPRMTAIESLITEFGAIGEIGVETQKSIPIITAIVRIGEVSHV; via the coding sequence ATGAATATTAGTCCACGTGATCAGCTTGTCTTTTCGGCAGTCATGAGCCTCTACTGTGATGGCCATGGCATCCCCGTAGCTTCATCAAAATTGGTGAAGCAGACCGGCATGGCCGTTTGTTCAGCAACGGTTCGAAATGCAATGGCGCGTCTTGAAAAGGCGGGGCTGTTGTATTCTCCGCATACGTCCGCCGGACGAGTCCCGACAGAAGATGGTTTCAAGTTCTGGTTTGAGCAATTTTTTGAATTAGGTGAACTAGGGCAATATTGGCAACCGGAGCAGTCTCAGCTTGTCGAGTTCGCGCACACGTTGTCGCAAAAGTACAAAGTGTGCTGTTGCGTGGGATTACCCCAAGTGAGCAGTCAAACGGTTTTTCGCGTTGAGATTCTTGATTTTGATGCAGACACGTGGCTGGTCCTTCTAATAGACCGTTCGGGTCAATCAAATAATATTTGTATAAATAAACCCGATCAAAACTCCGATCTACTACGCTATCAGTTTGCAACGTGGTTAAACACCGTATTTAGCCAGCAAAGTCTCATGGAGGGGTTGCATCGAATGCGTGCTATGGCAAACACGGCACCAGCACAATGTAAGCTCTTACTGGCGCAGTGGACTCGTGTACTTGCGCAGCAATTAGGTAGCGACAACAGTATCGTAGTGGGTGAACGTCATCTCTACAATCAATTAGAGCTGACAAAGGAATTGCAAATTGGGGTGAATCTATTGCATTGGATTGAAGACAGATTAGCGTTTAAGAATGGTGTCTCTGTGCTTCTTCCGCATGATCTACCTTATAGCGAATTTAAAGATTGTATTGTACTCAGCGTGCCATATTTCGCGAATTTAGAGTATCAAAGCCGTTTTTGTATTATTGCGCCGAGAATGACGGCGATTGAATCTTTAATTACAGAATTTGGTGCAATTGGTGAAATTGGGGTTGAAACCCAAAAATCCATCCCCATAATTACGGCAATTGTTAGAATTGGAGAAGTTTCCCATGTCTGA
- the nadK gene encoding NAD(+) kinase encodes MTSPFKTIGLIGKPNHDGAAMTLHRLYTFLQALGFGVLVEERVGQQIDYIDNNCLRGLVELGEQADLAIVVGGDGNMLGAARVLSRFDVAVIGVNRGNLGFLTDLNPDGFEASLEQVLRGEFIEESRFLLEVEVYRHAELKSANAAVNEAVLHADKVAHMIEFEAFIDDDFVFSQRSDGLIVCTPTGSTAYSLSGGGPILTPELNAMAMVPMFPHTLSSRPLVVDADKSIRLKLSLENSASLQVSCDSHVVLALLPGDEVVVRKADRKLRLIHPKSYSYYNVLRQKLNWGSRLF; translated from the coding sequence ATGACATCCCCTTTCAAAACGATAGGACTTATCGGTAAACCAAACCATGATGGTGCGGCGATGACATTACACCGCCTTTATACCTTTTTGCAAGCATTAGGGTTTGGGGTTTTAGTCGAGGAACGTGTCGGACAGCAAATAGATTATATCGACAACAATTGTCTGCGGGGTCTCGTTGAGCTTGGTGAACAAGCAGATCTGGCCATTGTTGTTGGTGGCGATGGTAATATGCTCGGTGCGGCTCGCGTGCTATCACGTTTTGATGTGGCAGTAATTGGTGTAAACCGAGGTAACCTTGGCTTTTTAACTGATTTGAATCCTGATGGTTTTGAAGCAAGCCTCGAACAGGTATTAAGAGGCGAATTCATTGAAGAATCACGTTTTTTATTAGAAGTAGAAGTTTACCGACATGCAGAGCTTAAAAGTGCAAACGCTGCCGTAAATGAAGCGGTGCTGCATGCAGATAAAGTCGCTCATATGATCGAATTTGAAGCATTCATTGATGATGACTTTGTCTTTTCACAACGCTCTGACGGCCTCATTGTATGCACACCTACTGGCTCTACCGCCTATTCGCTATCTGGTGGAGGGCCAATTTTAACCCCTGAATTGAATGCAATGGCCATGGTACCAATGTTTCCACACACGTTATCTAGTCGTCCTCTGGTCGTTGATGCGGATAAATCCATTCGCTTGAAATTAAGTTTAGAAAATTCGGCAAGTTTGCAAGTTAGTTGCGACAGCCATGTCGTCCTCGCACTCCTTCCTGGTGACGAAGTTGTTGTACGAAAAGCAGACAGAAAGTTACGACTTATTCACCCTAAATCATATTCTTATTACAATGTGTTACGACAAAAGTTGAATTGGGGCAGCCGACTCTTTTAA